The following are encoded in a window of Panicum virgatum strain AP13 chromosome 5N, P.virgatum_v5, whole genome shotgun sequence genomic DNA:
- the LOC120672039 gene encoding NAC domain-containing protein 48-like, producing MEEEELKNLSAEEGPDYLPAGDLGGFDFDPTEDELVLHFLRPQLRGLPPRVAGAVLEADPCAAAPWELLARYGLREQGHFFAARARGRGRGSVRRAVAGAGAWMHSSTRAGRSVTDFGVVVRWSRVSFCFYAQGRGAGPGQRSTGWVMEEYEITDPRCYRRCDEEGEEDDYWVLCRVRKSRRSSPPPAKNKRQWRRVDDLQPDSTKISSQPLRA from the coding sequence ATGGAGGAAGAGGAGCTGAAGAATCTGAGCGCCGAGGAGGGACCGGACTACCTGCCGGCCGGCGACCTCGGCGGGTTCGACTTCGACCCGACGGAGGACGAGCTGGTGCTCCACTTCCTCCGCCCGCAGCTGCGCGGGCTCCCGCCGCGCGTGGCGGGCGCCGTGCTGGAGGCGGACCCCTGCGCCGCGGCGCCGTGGGAGCTGCTGGCGCGCTACGGCCTGCGGGAGCAGGGCCACTTcttcgcggcgcgcgcgcgagggcgagggcgcgggTCCGTGCGGCGCGCCgtggcgggcgccggcgcctgGATGCACAGCTCCACCCGCGCCGGGCGGTCAGTGACGGACTTCGGCGTCGTGGTGCGCTGGAGCCGGGTCAGCTTCTGCTTCTACGCGCAGGGGCGGGGCGCCGGCCCCGGGCAGCGGAGCACCGGGTGGGTGATGGAGGAGTACGAGATCACGGACCCGCGGTGCTACCGCCGCTGCGacgaggaaggggaggaggacGACTACTGGGTGCTCTGCCGCGTCAGGAAGAGCAGGAGGTCCTCCCCTCCTCCGGCCAAAAACAAAAGGCAGTGGCGCAGGGTCGACGACCTGCAACCGGATTCGACCAAGATCTCCTCACAGCCGCTGCGCGCGTGA
- the LOC120672036 gene encoding F-box/LRR-repeat protein At3g26922-like, with amino-acid sequence MEGHLMCSRKRLKLCHKKPIFRQWSSKIKFLDLPEDVVGPILSKLPPKEIVRTSVLSNNWKHIWTVCPKLRFDGNTMCTEDVTGTQHYTQKFIDNVNGVLKQYSGKVVEELGVKFEFDATLSEHLDDWVNFALSSRTKSLALDLLPAKFGLRPDRYRFPLELFDGESIFRLQQLQLSFVSLESPSNFCGFPNLKKLDLHVLRVTREDIQDMLSNCFNLEWLSIVRCHLDYAELKVVRPLPRLLYLHVAYCDISGIEFNAMILQTFVYCGRWIPFHLGHALAVKDARLYYSGKATLEFALNALPNLLPSVQNLILHSSLPLKTCSRRQFQVSSAEVSTTEVFCAG; translated from the exons ATGGAAGGCCATCTAATGTGCAGTAGAAAAAGACTTAAGCTCTGTCATAAGAAGCCCATCTTCAGACAATGGAGTTCAAAAATAAAGTTTCTTGACCTTCCCGAG GATGTGGTAGGCCCAATCTTATCAAAATTGCCACCAAAGGAAATTGTAAGAACTAGTGTTCTATCAAACAATTGGAAACACATCTGGACAGTTTGCCCCAAACTCAGATTTGATGGTAACACAATGTGCACTGAAGATGTGACTGGTACACAGCACTATACACAGAAGTTCATTGACAACGTCAATGGAGTCCTGAAACAGTACAGTGGCAAGGTGGTTGAAGAGCTTGGCGTTAAGTTTGAATTTGACGCCACGCTATCTGAACATCTCGATGATTGGGTTAACTTTGCTTTGTCATCACGAACAAAGAGTCTAGCTCTTGACTTACTGCCGGCCAAGTTTGGACTCCGTCCTGATCGGTACAGATTCCCCCTAGAGTTATTTGATGGCGAAAGCATATTTCGTCTGCAACAGCTGCAGCTTAGCTTTGTGTCTTTGGAATCACCTTCCAACTTCTGTGGTTTTCCCAACCTTAAGAAGCTTGATTTGCATGTGTTGCGTGTCACTCGTGAGGACATTCAAGATATGTTGTCAAACTGCTTCAATCTTGAATGGCTGAGTATAGTTAGATGCCATTTGGATTATGCTGAACTGAAGGTGGTTCGTCCGTTGCCCCGTCTGCTATACTTGCATGTCGCGTACTGTGATATAAGTGGGATAGAATTCAATGCCATGATCCTGCAGACTTTTGTATACTGTGGGCGCTGGATTCCTTTTCACCTCGGTCATGCTTTGGCAGTGAAAGATGCTAGGCTCTATTATTCTGGCAAGGCGACTCTTGAGTTTGCGCTGAATGCGCTACCCAACTTGCTGCCAAGCGTGCAGAATCTAATTTTGCATTCATCCTTGCCACTTAAG ACGTGTTCAAGGAGACAGTTCCAAGTTTCGTCAGCTGAAGTATCTACAACTGAAGTTTTTTGTGCTGGTTGA
- the LOC120672031 gene encoding protein JINGUBANG-like — protein sequence MEMPDQDDSAAVSAPLLPRPAHLSASFSFSSFGSTSSSFTDAAASPPSAEGGGPAASPMGGPTACKALAVLRDHPGPVSCLSLCGEFLLSACTGADIVAWQQPDLRRFARFGRGEGSVKALAAAGGRVFSAHQDGRVRVWRVSRRSENAFKLVAALPTARDYLGRIFRQASYIQTRRNHKRLWIEHADSISCLAVHDGLLYSGSWDKTLKVWRTADLKCIESIRAHDDAVNAVATDAGVVYSASADGRVKAWEKGKAAHFLQGVLVARDGVSWNALAVGADHRVYAAGSDGHVVAWDRLGSRSAARWTLACDVKAHDMAVLCLCIARDLVCTGSADKTIGLWRRQSSGELAKVGAIGGHEGPVKCLQASWCRVSNGCMVYSGSLDKSIRVWWVPGGLDGNDQQQQQDKCIKDQNQNDKASLFLR from the coding sequence ATGGAAATGCCCGACCAAGACGACAGCGCTGCGGTGTCCGCGCCCCTGCTCCCGCGGCCCGCGCACCTCTCTGCCTCAttttccttctcctccttcgGCTCCACGTCCTCGTCCTTcacggacgccgccgcctcgccgccctccgcggAGGGAGGAGGACCCGCTGCGTCGCCGATGGGGGGGCCGACCGCGTGCAAGGCGCTCGCGGTGCTGCGGGACCACCCGGGCCCCGTCTCCTGCCTCTCGCTCTGCGGGGAGTTCCTGCTCAGCGCCTGCACGGGCGCCGACATCGTCGCGTGGCAGCAGCCGGACCTCCGCCGCTTCGCGCGGTTCGGCCGCGGCGAAGGCTCCGTCAAGGCGCTGGCCGCCGCGGGCGGCCGCGTCTTCTCCGCGCACCAGGACGGCCGCGTCCGGGTCTGGCGCGTGTCGCGCCGCTCCGAGAACGCCTTCAAGCTCGTCGCCGCGCTGCCCACCGCCAGGGACTACCTGGGCCGGATCTTCCGCCAGGCGAGCTACATCCAGACGCGCCGCAACCACAAACGCCTCTGGATCGAGCACGCCGACAGCATCTCCTGCCTCGCCGTGCACGACGGCCTCCTCTACTCGGGATCCTGGGACAAGACGCTCAAGGTCTGGCGCACCGCCGACCTCAAGTGCATCGAGTCCATCCGCGCCCACGACGACGCCGTCAACGCCGTCGCCACCGACGCCGGCGTCGTCTACTCGGCATCCGCCGACGGGCGCGTCAAGGCCTGGGAGAAAGGCAAGGCCGCGCATTTCCTCCAGGGTGTCCTCGTCGCCCGCGACGGCGTCTCGTGGAACGCCCTCGCGGTCGGCGCCGACCACCGGGTGTACGCTGCGGGGTCGGACGGCCACGTCGTCGCCTGGGACCGGCTTGGCAGCAGGAGCGCCGCCCGGTGGACCCTCGCGTGCGACGTCAAGGCGCACGACATGGCGGTACTCTGCCTATGCATCGCCAGAGACCTGGTGTGCACCGGCTCCGCCGACAAGACCATCGGCCTGTGGCGCCGGCAGAGCAGCGGCGAGCTCGCAAAGGTGGGCGCCATCGGAGGCCACGAAGGCCCTGTCAAATGTCTGCAGGCTTCCTGGTGCAGGGTGAGCAATGGCTGCATGGTGTACAGCGGGAGCCTTGACAAGAGCATCAGAGTTTGGTGGGTGCCCGGTGGTTTGGACGGCAAtgatcaacagcagcagcaagacAAGTGCATCAAGGATCAGAATCAGAATGACAAGGCCTCTCTGTTCTTGAGATGa